The Zea mays cultivar B73 chromosome 7, Zm-B73-REFERENCE-NAM-5.0, whole genome shotgun sequence DNA segment AGCAGTTCTCATAGTTTCTAATACAAAAGTAGTTCAAATATTCCTTCTTAAATGAAATGACACGCAAATCTCCTGCGTTGTTTGAGAGAAAAAAAGTAGTCCAAATATACACACTTGCCAACTAGCCAGTGCTACAAATTTTCTTCTTTTAAGACAAATGATGAAAACAACACAGGTTAGTCATAGATAGTTTGTTTTCATCTTCATAACTAGTGGCCATCTTTTTCATGCTATACACATTCTTTTTTTAATGCCTCTACTAagtactacctccgttctcgaatatttgtcgtccgctagtttatttttgacctaaaacgtgacaaataaaaaagaacggagggagtactagCCAGTGTCTTTTGTAGGATTCAACCAAAAATATCAGGATATGTTCCTTGCACATTTTGAAGGTATACGTTTACCCTTTCGGTTTTACGTTGGATAGCTGTTGGTTTGAATTAATCATAGCTTTGCGTGAGCACTATGTTGTTGCCATTTTTTGGAAGGTTCATTTTCACTACGCGGATGCAGGTATTTGTTGCCAATCCAAACAAACCTCGAGAGATTATCTCAGGTTTTGGCTGACAATCACAGAGAACTGTTGAAGCTACTCCACAATCTCCCCACTAGCAAAGGTATTACTACTGTATTGCCTAATTCtaacttaaccctaaccctattcTGTGTCCAAGCAATCGATGCTAGTAATAGAGTAACAGAATATGATGATTGGAACTCGATGTTAAGATTTCTGAGTGATGTGCATTGAAGCGCTAATAATGTGCCCCATTTTAATTATCAAAGAAATCGAGAAGCTTGCGCGGATGTCAGTATAAACCCTCAGGAAATTCGAACATAGCTCCTTGATGTTGATGTTCAGGAACCCTTTCTCACCTCAAAGTTCTGAAGACATCCTGTGTAATGTGCTGCCCTGTATGGAGCTTGTTTTTCATATATGGAAAAGGTTTGGCCACAAACTGCATTCTCCGTGTGAAACACTTAGCATTCGTATCGGAATTCATTGATTTATGCACTTGTAGCAGAATTCGCTGCAGGAATAAACTGCACTGTGGTTTGGTGTTGGTACCATCGAGAAAATTGGGTGAGGGTGTGTAGTATTTTATATGAGTAAGATTGTCATCAAGTGGATCCATCTGTTGCAATGGGTGTCGAGGCTGATTATCTTATTTTCTCTCTCTTATTCTTGCTCTTTTCTCTCTCTTATTCTtcctctttttttctctctcttcatcttctttcttccTTTCCCTTCCCCTTCTTCTTTCTTCCTCTTCTTTCCAAAGGACACGTACACTTCGGTTCAATTTCTCAAGGCCAAATACGTATATACGAATTGGTACGAGTGAACAAATGTCGCTAGAAATGTTTCTATCCTTCTTTGTACATCTGACACCTGTCACGTAAGTATGATATACTTTATATATTTGCAATTGGCAATGAGAGATGATAACTTATTTACAAGAAGCAATTGAATTCGATCGAAGCTGCGAGATGGCTGGCTTCACAATGGCCGGAAGATGACCGGCGCGCCGTGCTGTGGGTTGAGAATCATAAGCACCCTCGGCGCGTGCACGTACGCCGGCGACAGGCGGAACTTGCAGCGCTGCAGCACCGTAGCCAAGGCGATCTTGGCCTCCATGAGCGCCAGGTACTGGCCGATGCACacccgcgcgccgccgccgaacGGGAAGAACGCCATCTGCTGCCGCGGCCGGCGGTCACCATCGTCCGCGAAGCGCGCGGGGTCGAACTCCGTGGCGTCGTCGCCCCACACGCCGGCGTCGTGGTGTACCGCCATGATGGGGATCATGATCTCCGTGCCCGCCGGCACCACGCAGCCGCCGAGCTCCACGTCCCGCTTCGCCTTCCGGATCATGGCCACCGCCGGCGGGTAGAGCCTGAGCGTCTCGTTGATGACCATCCCGAGCGTCTTGAGCCTGGGTATGTGGTCCTTGGTGGGGACGGCCCGGCTGCCGCAGACTTCCATGACCTCCTCGCGAGCGCGGTCTTGCCATTCCTGGTGCATGGCTAGCGCGACGGTGGCCCAGGTGAGCAAACTGGTGAGCGTCTCCTGCCCGGCGAAGAAGAAGTTCTTGGATTCCTCGATGATCTcgtccgccgccatggccggggccATGAAGCTCATGAAGTCCCTCATGCCGCCGCCGGCGCGCCCGTGGTCCCGGCCCTGGTGTCGGTGATCACCGCTGCCGCCGCTCTGCAGTCCGGCGACGAGCTTGGCCAGCAGTCTCCTGATCTCCCTGTCCAGCTGCCACACGCGCCTGTTCCTCCTGGTGGGCAGGAACCTGTAGCCCGGGAAGAAGACCTTGCTGTGCGCCTCGGTGGCGTAGCTGGCGTGCTCGGCCTGCAGCCGGAACACGGCGCTGCCCTCGTCGCTGTTGTTGCGGCCGAACGTGGCGACGGTGATGACCTCCTGCGGCAGCCGCCGGTACCAGTCCGCGACGTCCAGCTCCACCTCGCCGGGCCCGCCCGGCAGCAGCACGCGCTCCTCCAGCATCCGCTGCACGGTGCCGGCGACGAAGGGCGCGAGCAGCTTGAGGTTCTCGGCGTGGAAGGCGGGCGCCAGGATCTTGCGGCGGCGCGCCCACTCGTCGCCGTGGATgttgctgaggccgaggccctcgAACTGGCGGATCAGCGGGTGTGCCTCGTACCGGTCAAAATGCTGCGACCGCGACAGCAGCACCTCCCGGatcagctccggcgagctcacgaCCAGCCGCGGCGTCGTCCCGAACCAGATCAGATGCATTGGACCTGCATGCATCATATGCATGAACCATCATGCGAGGCGCcaaaatatatataaatataatgGGTAATTAGAGCATGAATCATGATGCGAGGCGCCAAAATATATATAAATGGGGTGATTAGACCTGAACATAGAACTAATTAATCCAATTGCTTGTCTCTCttaaaaaaggagagagaaaacCTTATTGGTTTTCATCGGTCATGCATGTGTGTGTGAGTGAATATATAAACCACGTCTAGTATAATTCTTTTGACAAAATGCAAGTTGGCATATGAAATCATATATGCTGCATCCGACGTAGCATGATCAAGCAAGCGCATATGCATGTGATACCATACCATGGGAAACGCGGCAAGTGCAAGCAGGCAATGATAAAATCTCTAGGCGTACTGGGTTGCCGTGCAGCCAAGCTAAGGCCGCAGCACTTTGCTTCAGTGTTTTAAACGCACATGCATGCATGCGCATGATCTATAGCATGTGTAGGTAAGTCGTCGTAGCTGGCTAGGGTTGTCCTTTCCATGTTATACTCCACAAACCGCGTCGACTAATTATCATCAACGATCTCCGCAAAGATTAGCATAATATAGCATAAACTAACAGCGAGTAAGCAACCAACGGGTTTGGATCCTCGCTCGATCAACTCTGACTACAACTTCTACATATGTTTAAAGTGAGATTGCACGAAGCACGAAGCAAGCATGAAAGCCGGCCGCTTGCACGTACCGCACGGATGGATCCACATATGTTTAAAGTGAGATTGAGTTGGTGAATTCAAAGCGAAACTGAGATGACGAAATGAAGGTCACTCTACTCAACAATAGAGCATAGTTTAGATGAGTTGTTGTGTTTCTGTCTGCCAAAAGCATGGAAGCATGTCGCCTCCTttcccgcccgcgcgcgcgcgtcGTACGTCCactcttttatttatttatttatttaaaaaATATGATATAGATTTGTATATGCATACGCGCAAATGCACGCCTTTTGTTTAATTTCCATTCATGCGGAGTTGGAACCGGTAAACCTgtaaagttgcaccgtcgttgaTTCTTCCTTTTGGCTTTGTCAAAGGCTAAGGTTTTCGATCGAAGGAAATAAAAAAAGGGAATAATGTTTTGAAGAATTCGATGGATGGACGAATCTCAGGTGATCGTAAGAGAAGAACTGGATGGATTAATTAAGTAATTAGTTGATTATTGATCCAGGATGCACTGCAGAGATTAGGCATGCAACAGGCCAACTAGTGGGGTGTCGATCGATATACCGTACCGTAGAGTTTGTCCCAATGGTGGTGGAAGGCGAGCACCCGGGGCAGAACTCGGTGCGGCTCATCGCGCGGCGCGGGgcgggaggaggcgtcctccatgaGGCGGCTGAGCTCGATGGAGCTGCCCAGGTACAAGCGGTAGCCCGGCCCACGCACGCCGTGGCGCGCGAAGTGGCGCTCCAGCCGGCGCGGCCGCCACCACAGCGCCTCCATGAGCCGCGCCACGGCCGCGTGCAGGCACAGCCACGCCGCGGCCGCGAGCAAGGTCGCTTGCCACGGCCACGGCCAACACCACGCCGTCGTCATATGGCGCGCGCTACGCTCGGGGCGGCGGGTGCCCGCGGGGGGGTTATTTGCCGGTGCACCGGCGTGGAGGAAGAAGCAGCAGCTGCGGTGCTAGCTGCCCCGCCTCGCCCTTTCGAGGTGGAGTGGAGGCAGGAGGCCGCAATGGGGACCTGGTAGTACGCCTTCCCTACGCGGGACGCCAGGTTTATATAGACAGAAGACAGGCACATAGCTAGCTGCTGGGCGACAGCAGTGGGAAGGATGAGATGCATTCATGCATGAGACTGCGATGTCGATCGGCAGCTTTTCGTATTTGGATTATTGAATTGAATACAGAGGCCTTATCTGTGCTCCAGGTTGCTGCCATCCACGGAATTTTTCTTTTTTCCTCTTTATTTATTAACACTTTGTAGTAGAGCATATATTGAATTGTATATGGGTCTGATGATGAAGCAGGGAATTGGAGGACTGTTCTTCGTCGTTCATGCATGGTAGGGGGTAGGTGAGCAATGTCAACAAAGTTTGAAACGAATGAAAGCATCCTACAAgattcacacacacacacatactcCATTGTTGCGGAATTTTAGTCTAGTCTCGGAGGGGGGGAAAAGAGGTTTTCACATTGCTTTAATTTGGTCTGATGGACTCCGGATTGGAGTTGGATTTCCATGTCGTCTAGGTCTAGCTAGCTTTGCATTGAGGCACCCTGAGGTCTGGTCAGGTCGCGCCGCGCGCGCATGCACTCGCGGCTGCTGCCTGCTGTGTTGCTGTCGTCCGTCCGGGAAAAAGGCGTGGCGCGGGGGGTTGGTACGGTCGGGGCCCTGTCGCCGCCAGCCACGCGCATGCACGGCACAACACGGCACAGTTGGCCACGTACACGCACCGGCCGGTAGCTGATCCGATCCCCCTTCCTTCTCTCTATTCCTGATGCCGGAATGTAGCTAGCTGTTCTTTACATATATATTTTTTTCATGTTTTATAATATTCAGACATCACTGGTATATATACGAATACCGGACCTGACACGCCTTTATTTTTCGTGGTCGTTAACCACCGTTCAGTTCGAACCGAAAAGCCAGATCAAAACGTACCCTCCGTCACCAGGTACAGGTATTGCTTTGCATGCAAATCCTTGTCATTTCTACCCTTTTTTATGGTGTTAGTGGTTGGATTGCTTCCTACTTTTTAGACTAGAATATGATAGATACATGCTTTGTTTGCCTACGACTTCCTTGCATGTCTGCACTGTGTGCTGCTGCCATCTACATCTACATTAATTCTCCAGGTGCGTATATGTACTACCGGCGTTTATTGATATGCAAATACTAAGACGATATACAAACGCATACTAAGATGCTTCCCTGCTGGCAgtacatgtatatatatatatatgcagatatactcattttgtttcttaaagtACGCGTACATACTCATTTTGTAGAAAATAAAACATATTCCTCTGTCCTAAAATTTAGTTCTTTCTAGTCTTTCCATCCATATTAAATCAATATAATAAATACGGACGCACCTACAAACTATATTCATAGATTAATTAATGAATGCATTTTTAGTCTAAAACGTTATCTAGATAGAGATACTAATAATTAGCTAGTATATATGCAGTCCACTTGTTTGCCATCGACATAGTATATATATGCACCGCAAGAGGCATACTAATCTTGAAGTACATTGAATTCTTGACTACCACGTATTATGACCTTGACATTGTGAAAATTTGTGCATGTTGCAGACTTTAAGCTCTTCCCTAAGTACATTGAATTCTTGACTACTAGTATTAGGGAAGTGGGAATAGAAAAAAAAAACTCACAATGTACACATGTCACATATGGATAGCGATAGCATAGCGTGCATCCCCCGCCCCTCTGGTCGGTTCGTCCTACCACGTATTCCTTCTAGATATAGCATGCATGTCACATAATAGATGCACGCCACAGGGGCGAATTTTAGGGGCGTTTATCGGGTCAGCCATAAAATTTATAAATTCTTTAGCAAAACATCGTTAAAGTTCATATatcatatagcaaagttgttcttatGACCTTGACATTATTTTTGGCTAAATTCGTCACAAAAATACTCGGCGGCGGAGCGTGCGTGGGATCAAAGCTTCGTTGTTACAGTAATAACTAATGAATTACTCCCTCCATCTtaaattaaaatttgttttagTTAATTAACGGTTTATACAATATTTAATGTatgtgttatatatatatatatatatctaggtTCATCTTCATAATAGACATAAAAACAAGAACTAAAACGACTAGTATCTTAGGATGGATGGAGTAATTATCAACATCAGTACAAAATTCTACGTGTTTCTTTTTTGTTTTTTCGGAAACACGAGTAGAAAAGAGCTTAAAGTCTGCAACATGCACAAATTTTCACTGGTGATTTCAGTTATAGAGCGCCAGTGAAAATAAATATATGGGCCCGGCTTAAGGAACTGCCAGTGGACATCGTACATTTCAACTGGCGGTGTGTTAAGAGAACCGCCAGTGAACTTTATATTATAAATACCATTACGTCCTCCCCGACAGGAACTGTAGCTCGCGGCTAACTTCCATTGGAAGCGATTTTGAAGGtctagatttcacaaaatacaagggggttgatcttcattttttggggAAAAAAGGTTGCTAAGAACAGTCGGTTTATGTTTCtcttgtcaatttttgttcattcttacTCAATTTTAGCCACTTTTTAGATCTAGGTTTTCATCGTGTGTGAGAGAAGAATATATTTATGTTATTTTCAATGTTTTCCTaaaatgaggttgcttaagatggttagattttgtctatcatCTCTTCTTTTTAACGTTTAGTTCTtaaatcagtttatccatgagAAATATTAGTTGGTTAATGAATGGTGCAAGTGTTAATTTGTATGCATGGAGAGAGAGAAAGATATGTTTGGTAATTAATGTttttttattagttgctatgaaagtttggcttaattatgtttcaattgccaaTTATATTGTTCTTTTTGCTCAAATTTAG contains these protein-coding regions:
- the LOC103634425 gene encoding cytochrome P450 734A5; translation: MTTAWCWPWPWQATLLAAAAWLCLHAAVARLMEALWWRPRRLERHFARHGVRGPGYRLYLGSSIELSRLMEDASSRPAPRDEPHRVLPRVLAFHHHWDKLYGPMHLIWFGTTPRLVVSSPELIREVLLSRSQHFDRYEAHPLIRQFEGLGLSNIHGDEWARRRKILAPAFHAENLKLLAPFVAGTVQRMLEERVLLPGGPGEVELDVADWYRRLPQEVITVATFGRNNSDEGSAVFRLQAEHASYATEAHSKVFFPGYRFLPTRRNRRVWQLDREIRRLLAKLVAGLQSGGSGDHRHQGRDHGRAGGGMRDFMSFMAPAMAADEIIEESKNFFFAGQETLTSLLTWATVALAMHQEWQDRAREEVMEVCGSRAVPTKDHIPRLKTLGMVINETLRLYPPAVAMIRKAKRDVELGGCVVPAGTEIMIPIMAVHHDAGVWGDDATEFDPARFADDGDRRPRQQMAFFPFGGGARVCIGQYLALMEAKIALATVLQRCKFRLSPAYVHAPRVLMILNPQHGAPVIFRPL